CCCGCAATCCGGCGGGACAGTAGCCGGGGCGCCTGAACAACCGCGTCCCTTTTTTCTGCAGACCTCCTCTGCTGTGATCAGGACGCGTATGACCAAGTTTTCCGAGCTGAAACTCGACCCCAAGGTTCTTCTTGCCATCGAAGAGGCGGGCTATACCTCGCCCACCCCGATTCAGGAAAAAGCGATTCCCCCTGCCCTTGAAGGCAAGGATGTTCTGGGAATTGCACAGACCGGTACCGGCAAGACCGCGTCCTTCACCCTGCCGATGCTGACCCGCCTGCGCCGTGGCCGTGCCCGCGCGCGGATGCCGCGTTCGCTGGTGCTGGCACCGACGCGCGAACTGGCCGCTCAGGTCGCGGAGAATTTCGACCTTTACGCCAAGCACACCAAACTGACCCGCGCCCTGCTGATCGGTGGCGTGGCCTTTGGCGAACAGGACAAGCTGATCGACAAGGGCGTGGACGTGCTGATTGCCACCCCGGGCCGCCTGCTGGACCATTTCGAACGCGGCAAGCTGATTCTGACCGATGTGAAGGTGATGGTCGTCGACGAAGCCGACCGCATGCTGGATATGGGCTTCATTCCCGATATCGAGCGCATCTTCCAGCTGACCCCCTTCACCCGCCAGACGCTGTTCTTCTCGGCAACGATGGCCCCCGAGATCGAGCGGATCACCAATACCTTCCTGCAGGCGCCGGTGCGCGTGGAAGTGGCCCGTCAGGCTACCACCTCGCAGAACATCACTCAGAAGCTGGTGGAAATCACCCCGCCGCGTAAGGACCAATCCGCCAAGACCAAACGCGAGCTGCTGCGTGCGCTGATCACGGCTGAAGGCGATAAGCTGGATAACGGCATCGTCTTCTGCAACCGCAAGACAGATGTGGATATCGTGTCGAAATCCTTGCAGAAATACGGGTTTGACGCACAGCCGATCCACGGCGATCTGGACCAGTCGCAGCGCACGCGCACGCTGGAGAATTTCCGCGATGGCAAGCTGAAGATCCTTGTGGCGTCGGATGTGGCCGCCCGCGGTCTGGATGTGCCCAGCGTCAGCCATGTGTTCAACTATGACCTGCCGATGCATGCCGAAGACTATGTGCACCGCATCGGGCGCACGGGCCGCGCGGGCCGTCATGGCACCGCTGTGTCGCTGGCAACGCCCTATGACGAGAAATTCCTCAGCCAGATCGAGGAACTGGTCAAGATGACCCTGCCCCGTGCAGAGATCCCCGAAGGGTTCGAGCTTTCGGAAGCCGCAAGTCAGGCCCCGCGTCCGCGCAATGACCGCGGGGGCCGCACCGGCACGCGCCGCGAACGTGATCGCGACCGCAAGCGTCCGGTGCCTGACCACGGTCAGGAAGCCTCGAAAGAGCCGATCAAGCAATCCGGCGACGCCTCTGCCAAGCCGGAGCGCGCCAAGGCCGAACGCAAGGAAGACGCCCCGCGCATCGAGGATACGCAGGCCCGCGCCCCGCGCCACGAACATCCCCGCGCACACCCCCGCGAGCAGGACCGTCCCAACACGGATCGCAACGGCTCGGACCGCTATCGCCGCAACCGTCGGGATGACGGTCCCGATGTGGTGGGCATGGGTGATCATGTGCCGGAATTCCTGTTGCGGGAATTCGTGATTTCGCGCCCGACGCTCGAGGATGCCGAGGACGAGACCGAGGTTGTGGCACAGACTGCGACCGACACCGTCGAAACGGTCAAAGAGGCACCGGCGGAAAAGCCCGCCCGTTCGCGCCGTCGCAAATCTCCGGCGAAGAAGGCCGAGGACGCCTCGACCGAGGCAGCCGCGACCGCTGCGCCCCCCGCAGAAGAGGTGTCGGCTGACGCCACAGGGGACGACAAGGCGCCCGCAGCCGAGCCATCGGCTGCGCCTGCCCCCGAGGGTGTCGCGGACGCTGCGGCCGAAACGGCGTCTGTGCCCGCTGACGACGCGCCAACAGCGCAGGAGTCCGCGCCTGTCGACGCTCCGGCCGTCTCGGCTGCCGAAGACGAAGCCGCGGCAGAGGCGCCCGAAAAGCCTAAACGTGCCACCCGTGCGCGCGCCAAAACCGCAAAGCCGAAGACCACCAAGGCCAAAACGACCACGACGCGCACGCGCAAGAAAAAAGTGGACGAGGCGGCGGTAGTGGAGCCTGCCACGGACACAGGCGCAGAGGCTCCCGCCGCTGAAACCACAGTGCCGGGGGGCGAGGCCTGAGGCCCGACCCAATATGAAACGACGAGAAAGCGGCCCTTCGGGGTCGCTTTTTTCATGGCGGAAAGGCACCTGCCATCTCGGGCCAGGCCACATCATGCCCGCCCTGCGAAAACGGTAAAAGAGGCGCGGCACGCGGACATAAAAAACCCCGCCGCGTGCCATGCACGGGCGGGGCATCTTTGGGATGCAGAGACGGGATTATTCGTCCATCAGCCGCGAGACCACAACCGTCACCTCGGGCTTCTTGCCGATCTCTTCCAAAGAGCAGGTACGGGCCTGACGACGCAGCAGATCCTCGATCTTATCGTCATCGCCCAGCACCTTACCCGGCGCGCGGTCCAGCGCCTCGGTCAGCTCCTGCTCCAGCACCTCCTCAAGCGCGATACCGGAACGGCCCTTCGGCGGCAGGCCCATCGTTTCGACCCACGGATCGCCCAGCGGGCCGCCATCCTCGTCGATGATCACGTTGACCATGATATGGCCGTTCAGCGCCATCCGGATCCGTTCGCGCACGACCCCGTCCAGCGCGCCAATCAACACGGTGCCGTCCAGATACAGGCGGCCTGTCTCGATATATTCCACCACCTTCGGAGTGTCGCCCGCCAGATCCAGCATGGTGCCGTTGGTCGCAATTTCCGAGGCAATCCCCTTCGACTGCGCCAGTTTCATATGCTCGCGCAGATGGCGGTGTTCGCCATGCATCGGGATCAGCATCTTCGGGCGCAGCAAGTCATGCACCGCTTCCAGATCGGGGCGGTTGGCATGGCCGGAGACGTGATAGAGGCCGCCGCGATCACCGATCACCTCGACCCCCATCTCCGAAAACGCGTTCATGATCTTGATAACGCCGATCTCGTTGCCGGGGATGGTTTTCGAAGAGAAGAGGAATGCATCGCCCTCTTTCATCTCCAGCCCCAGATATTTGCCGCGCGACAGCGCCGCCGAAGCCGCGCGCCGCTCGCCCTGCGAGCCGGTGACGATCAGCATCAGGTTCTCGCGCGGGATCTCGGCGGCTTCTTCCGGCTGGATCACCGAAGGGAACCCTATCAGCACGCCGGTCTCTTTCGCCGTCTGCACCATGCGTTTCATCGAACGCCCCAGCAGGCAGACCGAACGCCCTGCCGCCACGCCGGCATCCGCCAGCGTTTTCAGACGCGCAACGTTGGATGCAAATGTCGTGGCAACAATCATGCCTTCCTGCATCTGGATCAGCTTGGTCAAAGGCTCGATCAGGGTGGCTTCGGATTTGCCCGGAAGATGGCTGAAAATATTGGTGGAATCACAGGTGAGCACCTTGATGCCCTCGCCTTCCTGCGCGATCTCGTGCCACATATTCACATCGAAGGGTTCGCCCACGATGGGGTTGGCATCCAGCTTGAAATCGCCCGAATGCACCACACGGCCCGCAGGCGTGTCGATGATCAGCGCCGAGCTTTCGGGGATCGAATGCGAGATCGGCACGAATTGCACCTTGAAGGGGCCTGCCTCGATCACCTCGGGGCGCGGCTCGACCACGGTCACCTGCGTGTTCACCCCGTTCTCGTTCAGCTTCTGCTGGCCGAGGCTTGCGGTGAAGGCACGGGCATAGACCGGCTTGCGCAGTTTCGGCCAGAGGAAGGGCAGCGCGCCGATATGGTCCTCATGGGCATGGGTGATGAAAATCGCCTCGATCCGGTCGACATTGTCTTCCAACCAGCCCGCATCGGCCATGATCAGATCGACCCCGGGCGAACCGTCCATATCAGGGAAAGTCACGCCCAGATCGACAACGATCAGCCGTTCCGCCCCTTCGGGACCATAGCCATAGACATAGGCATTCATCCCGATTTCGCCTGCCCCGCCCAGCGGGAGATAGATCAGCCTGTCGCTCATGCGGTTGCCAGCCCCTTGTTATAATCGTGTATCAGTCGCAGCCCGTGAATAGTTAGGTCGTACTCGACACTGTCAAAGAGATCAAACCCTTGCTCGAAAAGTTCTGCAAGACCACCCGTGGCGATCACTTTCATCGGGCGGGCACGTTCCAGCCGGATCTGCCGCACGATGCCTTCGACAAGGCCGATATAGCCCCAAAAAACACCGGATTGGATACAGGCGACCGTATTCGTGCCTACGGCCTTTTCCGGCATGGTCACATCGACATGCGGCAGCGCCGCCGCAGAGGCATGCAACGCCTCAAGCGACAGGTTCACGCCGGGCGCGATCACCCCGCCGATATAGGCCCCATCGGGGGCCACCACATCGAAGGTGGTTGCCGTGCCGAAATCGACAACAATCAGGTCACCCCCATGCCGGTCGAACCCCGCCACGGTATTCACCAGCCGGTCCGGCCCGACCGTGGTGCCGATATCCACGCGCGGCGCAACCGGCAACAGGCATTCGGGCTTGCCCACCACCAGCGGGCGACAATCGAAATAGCGGCTGGCCAGAACCCGCAGATTGAAGACCACCCGTGGCACGGTCGAAGAAATCACCACCGCCCCGATCCGCACTTTCATATCATGCAGCATCATTAGCGAGGTCAGCCAGACATAGTATTCGTCCGCCGTGCGCTTGTGATTGGTCTCGATGCGCCAAGTGCTCAGAAACTCGGTGCCGTTCCAGATCGAGAAAACCGTATTGGTGTTCCCGCAATCAATACAGAGAAGCATCGCGCCCCCCTTTCAGAAAAAGATATCGGCGGCGGAGATGGCCATGCGCCCGTCGGCACCGGCCAGAATCATCGCGCCGCTTTCGTCGATCGTTTCAAAAATGCCCTCATGGGTCTCGGTGCCCGTTCTGGCGCGGATCTGCGTGCCGATCCGTGCCGCGCGCGCCAGCCATGCCGTGCGGATGGGCGCAAAGCCATAGGTGCGGAACTGGGTCGCGAAGCGTTCGAACGCGGGGGCAAGATAGGCGAGGAACTCGTCGGGCGTGGGGGCAAATCCCAGCGTTTCACGCAGGCTGACGGGGGCAATGGCCCCTGGCTCGACACTTGTGCCGGGCGGTGCCCCTGCCAGATTGACGCCCACCCCGATGCACAACCATGCCTCCGGTCCCTGCCCGATGGTTTCAAGCAAGATCCCCGAGACCTTGCCACCATTCAGCAACACGTCATTGGGCCATTTGATCGCCAGATGCGCTTGCGGACCGGCAACCTGACACAGCGCCTCGTCCAGCGCCAAGGCCGTCACAAAGGAATACAGGGCCGCCTGCGCCGGTTCGACGCCCGGACGGAACAGGTAGCTGGCCGAGAAATTGCCCGCTGGCGCGATCCACGGGCGACCACGCCGCCCGTGACCTGCGGTTTGTTCATGGGCCAGAATCCACACAGGCCCCGCTTGATGCGGAGCCATGCGGGACGCCTCACTCATCGTGCTGTCCACCCGAGGCAGGGTCTTGCGGGCCACTGCCTCGGGCCAGTGCGGTAGGTCAGTGGACAAGTGCTGCCGCTGCCGCTTGCGCGACGCCCTCGATGCCGAAGAGATTGATCGAACCGGCCACCATGAGGATCCCCGAACCGATCAGCAACACGCGCTGCGGCGTGGCGATACGCTTGTCGATGCCCAGCTCTTCCTCGTCACCGAAATACATGTAGTAGACGATGCGCAGGTAATAGAAGGCCGCAATGGCAGAGCCGACCACCGCAAAGACCGCAGGCCAGACATAGCCTGCCTCGACAGCGGCCACGAGCACCGAGAACTTGGCCCAGAAGCCCATCATCGGCGGCACACCGGCCAGCGCGAAGAGCAGGATCAACAGCGCCCATGCCCGCATCGGACCACGGCGCGCCAGCATGCTGAGC
The sequence above is drawn from the Thioclava sp. GXIMD4216 genome and encodes:
- a CDS encoding biotin--[acetyl-CoA-carboxylase] ligase, which gives rise to MSTDLPHWPEAVARKTLPRVDSTMSEASRMAPHQAGPVWILAHEQTAGHGRRGRPWIAPAGNFSASYLFRPGVEPAQAALYSFVTALALDEALCQVAGPQAHLAIKWPNDVLLNGGKVSGILLETIGQGPEAWLCIGVGVNLAGAPPGTSVEPGAIAPVSLRETLGFAPTPDEFLAYLAPAFERFATQFRTYGFAPIRTAWLARAARIGTQIRARTGTETHEGIFETIDESGAMILAGADGRMAISAADIFF
- a CDS encoding ribonuclease J — its product is MSDRLIYLPLGGAGEIGMNAYVYGYGPEGAERLIVVDLGVTFPDMDGSPGVDLIMADAGWLEDNVDRIEAIFITHAHEDHIGALPFLWPKLRKPVYARAFTASLGQQKLNENGVNTQVTVVEPRPEVIEAGPFKVQFVPISHSIPESSALIIDTPAGRVVHSGDFKLDANPIVGEPFDVNMWHEIAQEGEGIKVLTCDSTNIFSHLPGKSEATLIEPLTKLIQMQEGMIVATTFASNVARLKTLADAGVAAGRSVCLLGRSMKRMVQTAKETGVLIGFPSVIQPEEAAEIPRENLMLIVTGSQGERRAASAALSRGKYLGLEMKEGDAFLFSSKTIPGNEIGVIKIMNAFSEMGVEVIGDRGGLYHVSGHANRPDLEAVHDLLRPKMLIPMHGEHRHLREHMKLAQSKGIASEIATNGTMLDLAGDTPKVVEYIETGRLYLDGTVLIGALDGVVRERIRMALNGHIMVNVIIDEDGGPLGDPWVETMGLPPKGRSGIALEEVLEQELTEALDRAPGKVLGDDDKIEDLLRRQARTCSLEEIGKKPEVTVVVSRLMDE
- a CDS encoding type III pantothenate kinase yields the protein MLLCIDCGNTNTVFSIWNGTEFLSTWRIETNHKRTADEYYVWLTSLMMLHDMKVRIGAVVISSTVPRVVFNLRVLASRYFDCRPLVVGKPECLLPVAPRVDIGTTVGPDRLVNTVAGFDRHGGDLIVVDFGTATTFDVVAPDGAYIGGVIAPGVNLSLEALHASAAALPHVDVTMPEKAVGTNTVACIQSGVFWGYIGLVEGIVRQIRLERARPMKVIATGGLAELFEQGFDLFDSVEYDLTIHGLRLIHDYNKGLATA